A genomic region of Oryza glaberrima chromosome 1, OglaRS2, whole genome shotgun sequence contains the following coding sequences:
- the LOC127760812 gene encoding rhamnogalacturonan I rhamnosyltransferase 1-like, whose product MVVAAGHGGRRRRAWRWAMRAAASAVVWTAVVQLASITGLWRPRVLADCGGGGGAATGLAALAGEDRVAARLSPPALVPRRIYKSNGYLLVTCNGGLNQMRAGICDMVTIARYLNLTLVVPELDKRSFWADSSEFGDIFDVSHFINSLRDELMIVKELPMKLKLKTKRRLYSMPPVSWSNETYYLKRVLRLARKHKVIHFNKTDARLANNGLPVKLQRLRCRVNFEALRFTPQIEALGRKLISTLQKSGQFVVLHLRYEMDMLSFSGCTHGCSDEETEELTRMRYAYPWWKEKEIDSEVKRFQGLCPLTPEEITLVLKALGFKKDTLIYIASGEIYGGERRLAALKAAYPRLVRKEKLLSPEELQPFQNHSTQMAALDYMVSIASDVFIPSYDGNMARVVEGHRRYTGYRKTILLDRVKLVELLDSFQGGAMSWNEFSAAVKKAHQHRMGQPTERKVIPGRPKEEDYFYANPQECLGSREGLRDIL is encoded by the exons cacggcgggcggcggaggcgggcgtGGAGGTGGGCgatgagggcggcggcgagcgccgtgGTGTGGACGGCGGTGGTGCAGCTGGCGTCGATCACCGGGCTGTGGAGGCCGCGGGTGCTCGccgactgcggcggcgggggcggcgccgccacggggctcgccgcgctcgccggcgaggaccGCGTCGCGGCGAggctgtcgccgccggcgctcgtGCCCAGGA GAATTTATAAGAGCAATGGCTATTTACTGGTGACTTGCAATGGAGGACTCAATCAAATGCGAGCTGGG ATATGTGATATGGTGACCATAGCTCGCTATTTGAATCTAACATTAGTGGTGCCTGAACTGGATAAGAGGTCTTTTTGGGCTGACTCAAG tgaATTTGGAGATATCTTTGACGTCAGTCACTTCATTAATTCGTTAAGAGATGAGCTGATGATTGTTAAGGAACTTCCTATGAAACTCAAGTTAAAAACTAAGAGAAGACTTTACTCAATGCCACCTGTGAGCTGGTCCAACGAGACATACTATCTAAAGCGG GTATTACGTCTTGCAAGGAAGCACAAAGTGATCCATTTCAATAAAACAGATGCCCGCCTTGCAAACAACGGTCTTCCTGTCAAGCTCCAAAGGCTGCGTTGCCGTGTCAACTTTGAGGCTTTGAGATTCACCCCACAGATTGAGGCCCTTGGACGAAAACTTATCTCCACCCTTCAAAAAAGTGGGCAATTTGTTGTTCTACACTTACGATATGAAATGGATATGCTTTCCTTTTCGGGCTGCACACACGGTTGTTCTGATGAAGAAACCGAAGAGCTCACTAGAATGAG ATATGCATATCCATGGtggaaagaaaaggagatagACTCTGAGGTTAAGAGGTTTCAGGGACTTTGTCCCCTTACACCTGAGGAAATTACTCTGGTGCTTAAAGCTCTAGGATTTAAAAAGGATACACTGATTTATATAGCCTCTGGTGAAATCTATGGAGGTGAAAGGCGGTTGGCAGCTTTGAAGGCTGCATATCCTAGATTG GTACGGAAGGAGAAACTTTTATCTCCTGAGGAATTGCAGCCATTCCAGAACCACTCAACCCAGATGGCAGCACTGGACTACATGGTTTCAATAGCAAGCGATGTTTTCATCCCCAGTTATGATGGAAATATGGCAAGGGTTGTTGAAGGCCATCGCAG ATACACGGGCTACCGCAAGACCATCCTATTGGACAGGGTGAAACTTGTTGAACTTTTGGATAGTTTCCAAGGAGGTGCAATGTCCTGGAATGAATTCTCTGCTGCTGTGAAGAAGGCACACCAGCATCGCATGGGTCAGCCGACAGAAAGAAAGGTCATCCCTGGCCGGCCCAAGGAAGAGGACTATTTCTATGCTAATCCCCAAGAATGCCTTGGTTCAAGGGAGGGATTAAGAGATATTTTGTGA